The Hypomesus transpacificus isolate Combined female chromosome 2, fHypTra1, whole genome shotgun sequence genome window below encodes:
- the ccdc12 gene encoding coiled-coil domain-containing protein 12, which yields MFSTIALDPFSTMNRWLITQKKKQSNVLASKMERSVGSLQEQALKRKERLKALRGRQLQGRDQEQEDGEPERKRALEEEAEAEAEERHRELKLRNYTPADEELKERQVPKAKPASVEDKVKDQLEAANPEPVIEEVDLANLAPRKPDWDLKRDVAKKLEKLEKRTQKAIAELIRDRLRGNEEELAAVVGAVDVTEGDSD from the exons ATGTTTTCCACAATTGCTTTAGACCCTTTCAGTACTATGAATCGATGGCTGataacgcaaaaaaaaaaacagagcaaCGTGTTAGCTAGCAAGATGGAGCGATCTGTTGGATCACTACAGGAGCAAGCACTCAAAAGGAAAGAGCGGCTGAAAGCGCTGAGAGGTCGACAACTTCAG GGAAGAGACCAAGAGCAAGAGGATggagagccagagaggaaaagagccctggaggaggaggctgaggctgaggctgaggagcGACACAG AGAGCTGAAGCTGAGGAACTACACCCCTGCTGACGAGGAGTTGAAGGAGAGACAGGTGCCCAAAGCCAAGCCTGCATCAG TGGAGGATAAAGTCAAGGATCAGCTAGAAGCCGCCAACCCCGAGCCTGTCATTGAAGAAGTg GACTTGGCCAACCTCGCACCAAGGAAACCTGACTG GGATTTAAAGAGAGATGTCGCAAAGAAGCTGGAGAAGCTTGAGAAGAGAACACAGAAGGCCATCGCTGAACTTATCC GTGACCGTCTGCGAGGCAATGAGGAGGAGCTTGCTGCAGTCGTGGGAGCCGTAGATGTGACGGAGGGAGACTCTGACTGA